One stretch of Campylobacter sp. CCS1377 DNA includes these proteins:
- a CDS encoding 5-formyltetrahydrofolate cyclo-ligase has product MSKENFRSKQKKELKKYIKKAPIQNYKIFKSIQEIIKKQRCKKILLYIPLPYEPNLLLFRRKFCKNCTIFVPFMQDESLKIVKLRLPFGRKKFGIYEPNNSFVNVKIDLAIVPVIGADANFRRIGHGNGFYDRFFANLNYRPLIIFTQSLNGLCKVNLSEKHDIQGDFFINPFKKYYRKIKNAKHNYCTYSRYNRRWDWIFSCQKIQ; this is encoded by the coding sequence ATAAGTAAAGAAAATTTCCGCTCAAAACAAAAAAAAGAATTAAAAAAGTATATAAAAAAGGCTCCAATACAAAATTATAAAATTTTCAAATCCATACAAGAAATCATCAAAAAACAAAGATGTAAAAAAATTTTGCTTTATATCCCGCTTCCTTATGAGCCAAATCTATTACTTTTTAGACGCAAATTTTGTAAAAACTGCACAATTTTTGTTCCATTTATGCAAGATGAAAGTTTAAAAATTGTAAAATTAAGACTGCCTTTTGGCAGGAAAAAATTTGGGATTTATGAGCCCAATAATTCTTTTGTAAATGTAAAAATTGATCTTGCTATCGTTCCAGTAATAGGAGCGGATGCTAACTTCAGAAGAATTGGGCACGGAAATGGCTTTTATGATAGGTTTTTTGCAAATTTAAATTATAGACCTCTTATTATCTTTACGCAAAGCCTTAATGGTTTATGCAAGGTAAATTTAAGCGAAAAACACGATATACAAGGCGATTTCTTTATTAATCCTTTTAAAAAATATTATAGGAAAATAAAAAATGCTAAGCACAATTATTGTACTTATAGCCGCTATAATCGGCGGTGGGATTGGATATTTAGTTGCCAAAAAATTCAATGA
- a CDS encoding GTP-binding protein yields MAKIPIHIITGFLGSGKTTFLKELLSKEKQDNIAIIVNELGQISLDHSILDADFIKEKTLFLNSGCMCCNKREDLIQKLRNLLDNYDKKSQILQRVIIETTGLANPAPIIFTFLSDAFLFHHFEISNIITCIDALNGLDHIENNEEAYNQIASSDCILMTKNDLNANTQILNEKINSIHQGINIIKKENFTFNTLLNTKRQEIFFNKTPNKNFHNKNIQSICISFKKAIDWSIFGIWLSMLLHQYGTQILRVKGLLDIGEDFLVNINGVGHIIHPPTHIKNTYDKENKLVFIAKNLDPLKIISSLESFLALSKEKIEFIIN; encoded by the coding sequence ATGGCTAAAATTCCTATTCATATCATTACAGGGTTTTTAGGTAGTGGCAAAACCACTTTTTTAAAAGAACTTTTAAGTAAAGAAAAGCAAGATAATATCGCTATCATAGTTAATGAACTGGGTCAAATTTCACTTGATCACAGCATTTTAGATGCAGATTTTATCAAAGAAAAAACCCTATTTTTAAATTCAGGTTGCATGTGCTGCAACAAAAGAGAGGATTTAATCCAAAAACTTAGAAATTTACTTGATAATTATGATAAAAAATCACAAATTTTACAAAGAGTGATTATAGAAACAACAGGGCTAGCAAATCCTGCTCCTATTATCTTTACTTTTTTAAGTGATGCTTTTTTGTTTCATCATTTTGAAATTTCAAATATCATTACTTGTATCGATGCTTTAAATGGATTAGACCATATAGAAAACAACGAAGAGGCTTATAATCAAATTGCAAGTTCTGATTGTATTTTAATGACAAAAAACGATCTTAATGCAAACACTCAAATTTTAAATGAAAAAATCAATTCCATTCACCAAGGAATTAACATCATTAAAAAAGAAAATTTTACCTTTAATACGCTCCTAAACACCAAACGCCAAGAAATATTTTTTAACAAAACACCCAACAAAAATTTTCACAATAAAAACATACAATCCATTTGCATAAGCTTTAAAAAAGCTATTGATTGGAGTATATTTGGAATTTGGCTTAGTATGCTTTTGCATCAATACGGAACGCAAATTTTAAGAGTAAAAGGTTTATTGGATATTGGGGAAGATTTTTTAGTTAATATCAATGGTGTAGGACATATCATTCATCCTCCTACACACATTAAAAACACTTACGATAAAGAAAATAAACTTGTTTTTATCGCAAAAAATTTAGACCCTTTGAAAATCATTTCTTCCTTGGAAAGTTTTTTAGCATTATCTAAAGAAAAAATCGAATTTATTATTAACTAA
- the ftsY gene encoding signal recognition particle-docking protein FtsY, with amino-acid sequence MLNFLKQGLKKTIESISQIKADNKKITKDLLEEMLLEADVAYEIVEEIIYYLPPSDEVKKADLKRVMGTYFLYDKVQFSSAKPFVELILGVNGAGKTTSIAKLANLYKSQGQKVILGACDTFRAGAIEQLRLWAEKIGVEIVISAQGHDPSAVAFDTISKALAKNYDKVIIDTAGRLQNQKNLAAELEKIVRISNKAMQGAPHLKILVLDGTQGNAGILQAKAFNELVKLDGVIITKLDGTAKGGALFSIARELELPILYIGTGEKMQDLHEFNAQDYLDTLLEPIFS; translated from the coding sequence ATGTTAAATTTTTTAAAACAAGGTTTAAAAAAGACCATTGAAAGTATTTCGCAAATCAAAGCGGATAATAAAAAAATCACAAAAGATTTATTGGAAGAAATGTTATTGGAAGCAGATGTGGCGTATGAGATTGTTGAAGAAATTATTTATTATTTGCCACCCAGTGATGAGGTTAAAAAAGCTGATTTAAAGCGCGTGATGGGTACATATTTTTTATATGATAAAGTGCAATTTTCTTCTGCAAAACCTTTTGTGGAATTAATTTTAGGAGTAAATGGCGCAGGTAAAACGACTAGTATTGCAAAACTTGCAAATTTATACAAAAGTCAAGGTCAAAAAGTGATTTTAGGAGCTTGTGATACTTTTAGAGCAGGAGCTATTGAGCAATTGCGTCTTTGGGCGGAAAAAATCGGAGTAGAAATTGTAATAAGCGCTCAAGGTCATGATCCTTCAGCGGTAGCCTTTGATACCATTTCAAAAGCACTTGCAAAAAATTATGATAAAGTAATTATTGATACAGCTGGAAGATTGCAAAATCAAAAAAATTTAGCCGCTGAGCTTGAAAAGATTGTAAGAATTTCAAATAAAGCTATGCAAGGTGCGCCTCATCTTAAAATTTTAGTGCTTGATGGCACTCAGGGTAATGCTGGAATTTTGCAGGCTAAAGCTTTTAATGAGCTTGTAAAGCTTGATGGGGTGATTATTACAAAGCTTGATGGCACAGCAAAAGGCGGAGCGCTTTTTAGTATAGCAAGAGAATTAGAGCTTCCTATTTTATATATAGGAACGGGCGAGAAAATGCAAGACTTGCATGAATTTAATGCGCAAGATTATTTAGATACTTTATTAGAGCCTATTTTTAGTTAA
- a CDS encoding TlpA disulfide reductase family protein — protein MYKKILFLFSILLVFNACDNKSKEQDLNVSTALLTQGDKVNFSLKTNDGKNIFIKANSDAIEFENEGKATLFVFFATWCQPCLAEIPHLNKLQEKYKESFKVVGVLLEDMNNENLSAFINQYKINYSISFGEGNYLLAKSIGGIEGIPTMVLYDNNSKMINLYTGLIPEEMLDIDIQRALL, from the coding sequence GTGTATAAAAAAATTTTATTTTTATTTTCTATACTTTTGGTGTTTAATGCCTGCGATAATAAGAGCAAAGAACAAGATTTAAATGTTAGCACCGCACTTTTAACTCAAGGCGATAAGGTGAATTTTTCCCTAAAAACTAATGACGGAAAAAATATTTTTATTAAAGCAAATTCTGATGCTATTGAATTTGAAAACGAGGGCAAAGCGACTTTGTTTGTCTTTTTCGCAACTTGGTGCCAACCTTGTTTAGCTGAAATTCCACATTTAAATAAACTTCAAGAAAAATACAAAGAAAGTTTTAAGGTAGTAGGAGTATTGCTTGAGGATATGAATAATGAGAATTTAAGTGCATTTATTAATCAATATAAAATTAACTACAGTATTTCTTTTGGAGAAGGTAATTATTTGCTTGCTAAAAGCATAGGAGGAATTGAAGGAATTCCCACCATGGTGCTTTATGATAATAATAGTAAAATGATTAACCTTTACACAGGACTTATTCCAGAAGAAATGCTGGATATTGATATACAAAGGGCTTTATTGTAA